A genomic stretch from Pontivivens ytuae includes:
- a CDS encoding sarcosine oxidase subunit delta, translating to MLKLTCPYCGVTGEETEFHPGGEAHLTRFGPGSSDDDFRDYLFQRQNPRGVHFERWRHQYGCGKWFHAARCTVTLEVFGTYSAQVSEPPADVIAAIRARRPDWEPAQ from the coding sequence ATGCTGAAACTGACCTGTCCCTATTGCGGCGTGACCGGGGAGGAGACCGAATTCCACCCCGGTGGCGAGGCGCATCTGACCCGCTTCGGCCCCGGCTCGTCCGACGACGATTTCCGCGACTATCTCTTCCAGCGGCAGAACCCGCGCGGCGTCCATTTCGAGCGCTGGCGGCACCAGTACGGCTGCGGCAAGTGGTTCCACGCCGCGCGCTGCACCGTGACGCTGGAGGTCTTCGGCACCTATTCCGCACAGGTCTCCGAACCGCCTGCGGACGTCATTGCCGCCATCCGCGCCCGCCGCCCGGACTGGGAGCCTGCCCAATGA
- a CDS encoding RSP_7527 family protein: MNDLSYISDAELLAIRERAHQLRAQAVRDGLRAAREWVRGLFAGSARHA, translated from the coding sequence ATGAACGACCTGTCCTACATCTCCGACGCCGAACTCCTGGCGATCCGCGAGCGCGCCCACCAGCTGCGCGCCCAGGCGGTCCGCGACGGCCTGCGCGCCGCACGCGAGTGGGTCCGCGGCCTCTTCGCAGGCTCCGCGCGCCACGCCTGA
- the ruvX gene encoding Holliday junction resolvase RuvX, which translates to MGLDLGTKTIGLALSDGLRGVATAMRTHKRTKFGVDAQALLAAGEERQVTGIVLGLPRNMDGSEGPRAQSTRAFARNLMGLTELPITFWDERLSTIAAERALLAADASRARRAEVIDSVAASYILQGLLDRLHHMEHDDER; encoded by the coding sequence ATGGGGCTTGACCTTGGAACGAAGACGATCGGCCTCGCCCTGTCGGACGGGCTGCGCGGCGTGGCGACCGCGATGCGCACGCACAAACGGACCAAGTTCGGCGTCGATGCGCAGGCCCTGCTCGCCGCGGGTGAGGAGCGGCAGGTCACCGGCATCGTGCTGGGGCTGCCGCGCAACATGGATGGCAGCGAGGGGCCGCGCGCGCAGTCCACTCGCGCTTTTGCCCGCAATCTCATGGGCTTGACGGAGTTGCCGATCACCTTCTGGGATGAACGGTTGTCCACCATCGCCGCAGAGCGGGCCCTTCTCGCCGCCGACGCCTCGCGCGCGCGCCGGGCCGAGGTGATCGACAGCGTCGCGGCCTCCTATATCCTGCAAGGCCTACTCGACCGGCTGCACCATATGGAGCATGACGATGAGCGATGA
- the ccmI gene encoding c-type cytochrome biogenesis protein CcmI, translating into MLFWIIALLIGLIVVLALLRPLLRLQEEEGEASDVAVYRDQLATLDADVARGVVAPEEAETTRVELSRRLLAAADAAERADAARAAPLAGTRMIASFSTAFVLVGGTAIYLWLGAPGRPDAPLASRAGEAQAIAEMAQRPPQAIAEAMVAARTPEPEVSERDRALLTQLETVLEGRPDDAEGLRLLARTYMQLGYHLEGRQAQDRLVALLGAEARTEDLSALAEFMIIAAGGYVSPEAEAVLDDTLARDPGEPWAAYYKARAEVQAGDRAGAEARLTDLVENPTTPEALRAAAADDLARLSAPGPDANAVAAAQDLDPEAQREMIEGMVGGLAARLAEDGGTVAEWQRLIRAYRVLGEAEAAEQAMADARDAFAGDAAALDELEATQ; encoded by the coding sequence ATGCTGTTCTGGATCATCGCGCTGCTGATCGGCCTCATCGTCGTGCTGGCCCTGCTCCGCCCGCTGTTGCGCCTGCAGGAAGAGGAGGGCGAGGCGTCGGACGTCGCTGTCTACCGCGACCAGCTCGCCACGCTGGATGCCGATGTGGCGCGGGGCGTCGTGGCACCGGAGGAGGCGGAGACCACGCGCGTCGAGCTGTCGCGCCGTCTGCTCGCCGCAGCCGATGCGGCGGAGCGTGCCGATGCCGCGAGAGCGGCGCCGCTGGCGGGCACACGGATGATCGCGTCATTCTCCACGGCCTTCGTTCTGGTTGGCGGTACCGCGATCTACCTCTGGCTCGGCGCCCCCGGCCGGCCCGATGCGCCGCTCGCAAGCCGCGCGGGCGAGGCTCAGGCGATCGCCGAGATGGCGCAGCGCCCCCCGCAGGCGATTGCCGAGGCCATGGTGGCCGCACGCACGCCGGAGCCCGAGGTGTCGGAGCGCGACCGCGCCTTGCTTACCCAGCTCGAAACCGTGCTGGAGGGCCGCCCCGACGATGCTGAGGGGCTGCGGCTGCTCGCGCGAACCTACATGCAGCTTGGCTATCACCTCGAGGGGCGGCAGGCACAGGATCGCCTTGTGGCCCTGCTCGGTGCGGAGGCGCGTACGGAAGATCTGTCGGCACTGGCCGAATTCATGATCATCGCGGCGGGCGGTTATGTCTCGCCGGAGGCCGAAGCGGTACTCGACGACACCCTCGCGCGCGACCCCGGCGAGCCGTGGGCCGCCTACTACAAGGCCCGTGCCGAGGTGCAGGCCGGCGATCGCGCCGGGGCCGAGGCGCGGCTGACCGATTTGGTGGAGAACCCGACAACGCCCGAGGCGTTGCGCGCAGCGGCAGCGGACGACCTCGCCCGCCTGTCGGCACCCGGTCCGGACGCGAACGCCGTCGCGGCAGCGCAGGACCTCGACCCCGAGGCGCAGCGGGAGATGATCGAGGGTATGGTCGGCGGCCTCGCCGCGCGTCTTGCCGAGGACGGCGGGACCGTCGCCGAATGGCAACGCCTGATCCGCGCCTACCGCGTCTTGGGCGAGGCCGAAGCCGCCGAACAGGCCATGGCCGACGCGCGCGACGCCTTCGCTGGCGACGCAGCAGCCCTCGACGAACTGGAGGCAACGCAGTGA
- a CDS encoding ABC transporter permease: protein MDQVIAYLPLLMQGFGVTVALAVLSFLLSTVLGGLGAAGRLSRFAPARWLVTGYTTLVRGVPDLVLILLFFYGVQRLMNLFTRAMEWERIDIDPFLSGTITIGFIYGAYLVETFRGAVLAVDKGQGEAGTALGLNRLQTLRLVTLPQIIRQALPGTMNVWMVLTKSTAVVSIIGLSDLVGIANDAGRSTREPFWFLLFAFFAYLFITWVSELIFSRLERRYDRGFADAR, encoded by the coding sequence ATGGACCAGGTCATCGCGTATCTCCCGCTGCTGATGCAGGGCTTCGGTGTCACCGTGGCCCTCGCGGTGCTGTCCTTCCTGCTCTCCACCGTGCTGGGCGGGCTGGGGGCGGCGGGACGGCTGTCGCGGTTCGCGCCCGCGCGCTGGCTCGTCACCGGCTACACCACGCTGGTGCGCGGTGTGCCCGACCTCGTCCTGATCCTGCTGTTCTTCTACGGCGTGCAGCGGCTCATGAACCTCTTCACCCGCGCCATGGAGTGGGAGCGGATCGACATCGACCCTTTCCTATCCGGCACGATCACCATCGGCTTCATCTACGGCGCATACCTGGTGGAGACCTTCCGCGGTGCCGTGCTCGCCGTCGACAAGGGGCAGGGGGAGGCAGGCACGGCGCTGGGCCTCAATCGCCTGCAGACCCTGCGCCTCGTCACCCTGCCGCAGATCATCCGGCAGGCGCTGCCGGGCACGATGAACGTCTGGATGGTGCTCACGAAATCCACCGCCGTCGTCTCGATCATCGGGCTGTCGGACCTCGTGGGCATCGCCAACGACGCGGGCCGTTCGACGCGGGAGCCGTTCTGGTTCCTGCTCTTTGCCTTCTTCGCCTACCTCTTCATCACCTGGGTGAGCGAGCTGATCTTCTCCCGGCTCGAACGCCGCTACGATCGGGGCTTCGCCGATGCGCGTTGA
- a CDS encoding sarcosine oxidase subunit beta family protein, whose translation MKRYSAFAIAREAARWHSGWERAWRSPEPKAEYDVIVVGAGGHGLATAYYLAKNHGIRKVAVLEKGWLGGGNTGRNTTIIRSNYLQPGSMAVYEKSRSLYEDLSQQLNYNIMFSPRGVLMLAQTEHELRAWKRTAHANRIAGIESRLVTPREIREIVPIIETSGPRYPVLGGLWQARGGTARHDAVAWGYARAASDLGVDIIQKCEVTGVDRDANGVAGVQTSRGPIRTKKLCIVVAGHSGVLAEMAGFRLPVESVALQALVSEPIKPVMDCVVMANTVHGYMSQSDKGEMVIGGGADGFNNYTQRGSFQHIEETVRALIETFPIISRLRMLRQWGGIVDMTGDRSPIIGTTPVPGVFINCGWGTGGFKAIPGSGWATAELVADGAPRALAAPFSLERFTEGRMIDESVAAAVAH comes from the coding sequence ATGAAACGCTATTCCGCCTTCGCCATCGCCCGCGAGGCCGCCCGCTGGCACAGCGGGTGGGAGCGGGCCTGGCGCTCGCCGGAGCCCAAGGCGGAGTACGACGTGATCGTGGTCGGCGCGGGCGGCCACGGGCTCGCCACCGCCTATTATCTCGCGAAGAACCACGGCATCCGGAAGGTCGCGGTGCTGGAGAAAGGGTGGCTCGGCGGCGGCAATACGGGCCGGAACACGACGATCATCCGCTCGAACTACCTGCAGCCGGGCTCGATGGCGGTCTACGAGAAGTCGCGGAGCCTCTATGAGGATCTGAGCCAGCAGCTCAACTACAACATCATGTTCTCGCCCCGCGGCGTGCTGATGCTCGCGCAGACCGAGCACGAGCTGCGCGCGTGGAAGCGGACGGCGCATGCCAACCGGATCGCGGGGATCGAGAGCCGCCTCGTCACGCCGCGGGAAATCCGGGAAATCGTGCCGATCATCGAGACCTCGGGCCCGCGTTACCCGGTGCTGGGCGGGCTGTGGCAGGCGCGCGGTGGCACGGCGCGGCACGATGCGGTGGCCTGGGGCTATGCGCGGGCGGCCTCCGATCTGGGCGTCGACATCATCCAGAAATGCGAAGTCACGGGCGTCGATCGTGATGCGAACGGCGTGGCCGGCGTGCAGACCAGCAGGGGCCCGATCCGGACGAAGAAGCTCTGCATCGTCGTCGCCGGTCACTCGGGCGTGCTGGCCGAGATGGCCGGGTTCCGCCTGCCGGTTGAAAGCGTGGCGCTGCAGGCGCTCGTCTCCGAACCGATCAAGCCGGTGATGGACTGCGTGGTCATGGCCAACACCGTCCACGGCTACATGAGCCAGTCCGACAAGGGCGAGATGGTGATCGGCGGCGGCGCGGACGGGTTCAACAACTACACCCAGCGCGGCTCCTTCCAGCACATCGAGGAGACGGTGCGTGCGCTGATCGAGACCTTTCCGATCATTTCCCGCCTCAGGATGCTGCGGCAATGGGGCGGGATCGTCGATATGACCGGCGACCGCTCACCGATCATCGGGACGACGCCGGTGCCGGGTGTCTTCATCAATTGCGGCTGGGGCACCGGCGGGTTCAAGGCGATCCCAGGCTCGGGCTGGGCCACCGCGGAACTGGTCGCCGACGGCGCGCCAAGGGCGCTTGCCGCGCCCTTCTCGCTGGAGCGGTTCACCGAGGGTCGCATGATCGACGAAAGCGTCGCCGCGGCGGTGGCCCATTGA
- a CDS encoding transporter substrate-binding domain-containing protein: MKKIIVAALAASTVAGAGFAQGLDICVEGAYPPFSFTTEDGAVEGFDIDIANALCNEMGVECEMVKTDWDGIIPALLEDKCDAIIASMSITEERKQVIDFSEKYYQTPAVFIAEEGRFADDSAETLADAVVGVQRGTIHQDFMEGEYPDVELRLYAAQDDAYLDLTAGRIDAIMADSIAMDEGFLKTEAGEGYAMIGEGYSIPQYHGDGAGIGVRQEDTELRDNFTAAIAAIRASGQYDEIASEYFDFNIYGGS, translated from the coding sequence ATGAAAAAGATCATCGTCGCGGCCCTCGCCGCTTCGACCGTCGCCGGCGCAGGCTTCGCCCAAGGTCTCGACATCTGTGTCGAGGGCGCCTACCCGCCGTTCTCCTTCACGACGGAAGACGGCGCGGTCGAAGGCTTCGACATCGACATTGCGAATGCGCTCTGCAACGAGATGGGCGTCGAGTGCGAGATGGTGAAAACCGACTGGGACGGCATCATCCCCGCCCTGCTCGAGGACAAGTGCGACGCGATCATCGCCTCCATGTCGATCACCGAAGAGCGCAAGCAGGTCATTGACTTCTCCGAGAAGTACTACCAGACCCCGGCCGTCTTCATCGCCGAGGAAGGCCGTTTCGCCGATGACAGCGCCGAGACGCTGGCCGATGCGGTCGTGGGCGTGCAGCGCGGCACGATCCACCAGGACTTCATGGAAGGTGAGTACCCGGACGTGGAGCTGCGCCTCTACGCCGCGCAGGACGACGCCTATCTCGACCTGACCGCGGGCCGGATCGACGCAATCATGGCCGACAGCATCGCGATGGACGAGGGCTTCCTGAAGACCGAGGCGGGCGAAGGCTACGCCATGATCGGTGAGGGCTACTCGATCCCGCAATATCACGGGGACGGGGCCGGCATCGGCGTCCGGCAGGAGGACACCGAGCTGCGCGACAACTTCACCGCCGCGATCGCCGCGATCCGCGCCTCCGGCCAGTACGACGAGATCGCGTCCGAGTATTTCGACTTCAACATCTACGGCGGCTCCTGA
- a CDS encoding RSP_2647 family RNA methyltransferase — MTRPTVRLRPNRAPKLRFGFPWVYADELVLDRRTKALAPGTIATLEDAERRPVATVAVNPISKIPARVLDRDPEAEIGLDWLRDRLASALALRETLFDAPFYRLIHAEADGLPGVIIDRFGDAAAIQPNAAWAEALFDDLATALAEVTGVTTIVKNGTGRARTLEGLEEVTEVVRGTLDGPIPVPMNGATYMADLTGGQKTGLFYDQRPNHAFAARLAPGRRVLDVFSHVGGFALAALAAGAEHALSVDGSAPALALAEEGARAAHVGDRFTTHRGDAFDTMAGLASEGPRFDLVICDPPAFAPNKGALEKGLRAYERVARMGAALVAPGGYLVLCSCSHAADLARFREVSLRGVSKAGRPAQLIHTGFAGPDHPTHPMLAESAYLKAIFLRLG; from the coding sequence ATGACACGCCCCACCGTCCGCCTCCGCCCGAACCGCGCGCCCAAGCTGCGCTTCGGCTTTCCGTGGGTCTACGCCGACGAACTGGTGCTCGACCGACGCACCAAGGCGCTCGCCCCCGGTACCATCGCAACGCTGGAGGATGCGGAGCGTCGGCCCGTTGCGACCGTCGCCGTCAACCCGATCAGCAAGATCCCGGCCCGCGTGCTCGACCGCGATCCGGAGGCGGAGATCGGGCTCGACTGGCTGCGTGACCGCCTCGCCAGCGCGCTCGCCCTGCGCGAGACTCTGTTCGACGCTCCCTTCTACCGCCTGATCCATGCCGAGGCCGACGGCCTGCCGGGCGTCATCATCGACCGCTTTGGTGACGCGGCCGCCATCCAGCCCAACGCTGCCTGGGCCGAAGCGCTGTTCGACGATCTCGCCACTGCGCTGGCTGAGGTCACCGGCGTCACCACCATCGTCAAGAACGGCACCGGCCGGGCCCGCACCCTCGAAGGGTTGGAGGAGGTGACGGAGGTCGTGCGCGGCACGCTCGACGGTCCCATCCCCGTGCCGATGAACGGGGCCACCTACATGGCGGATCTCACCGGCGGGCAGAAGACGGGGCTCTTCTACGACCAGCGCCCGAACCATGCCTTCGCCGCGCGGCTCGCGCCGGGGCGGCGGGTGCTCGACGTCTTCTCCCATGTCGGCGGCTTCGCGCTGGCGGCTCTTGCGGCCGGGGCCGAACACGCGCTCTCCGTCGACGGGTCGGCGCCTGCGCTGGCCCTGGCCGAGGAGGGCGCGCGCGCGGCCCATGTCGGGGACCGCTTCACCACCCATCGCGGCGATGCGTTCGACACGATGGCCGGGCTCGCCTCCGAAGGGCCGCGCTTCGACCTTGTCATCTGTGACCCCCCAGCCTTCGCCCCCAACAAGGGCGCGCTGGAGAAGGGCCTGCGCGCCTATGAGCGGGTGGCGCGGATGGGTGCGGCGCTGGTTGCTCCGGGCGGCTATCTTGTCCTCTGCTCGTGCTCCCACGCTGCCGATCTGGCGCGGTTTCGCGAGGTGTCCTTGCGCGGCGTCTCGAAGGCCGGACGCCCGGCGCAGCTGATCCACACCGGGTTTGCCGGTCCCGACCATCCAACGCACCCGATGCTGGCCGAGAGCGCCTACCTGAAGGCCATTTTCCTGAGATTGGGTTAA
- a CDS encoding ABC transporter permease, whose translation MRVDLVLESWALFAEGVWVTAHLTALSLAIGFCIALPFGILRARQTPVANQLIKGYVYAFRGTPLLVQLYLIYNGLPQFDIIRDSWAWGILREPWWCALIAFSLNSGAYATEIIRGAVVRTPKGQIEAAKALGLRTWQVYGLVVIPSALRRAIPQYGNEVIFMMHGSAIAAVITITDILGAGRTLNARYYLSYEGFLTAAVLYAALTGLIVLIFRGLEMRFLKHLRAR comes from the coding sequence ATGCGCGTTGATCTGGTCCTCGAAAGCTGGGCGCTGTTTGCCGAGGGCGTCTGGGTCACGGCGCACCTTACCGCGCTGTCGCTGGCGATCGGCTTTTGCATCGCACTGCCTTTCGGCATCCTGCGAGCGCGCCAGACACCCGTCGCGAACCAACTCATCAAGGGCTATGTCTACGCCTTCCGCGGAACGCCGCTCTTGGTCCAGCTTTACCTGATCTACAACGGCCTGCCGCAGTTCGACATCATCCGCGACAGCTGGGCCTGGGGCATTCTGCGGGAGCCATGGTGGTGCGCGCTTATTGCCTTCTCCCTCAACTCCGGCGCCTATGCGACCGAGATCATCCGTGGCGCCGTCGTGCGCACGCCGAAGGGACAGATCGAGGCGGCGAAGGCGCTGGGCCTGCGCACCTGGCAGGTCTATGGCCTCGTCGTCATCCCCTCGGCCTTGCGCCGGGCGATCCCGCAATATGGCAACGAGGTGATCTTCATGATGCACGGCTCCGCCATCGCGGCCGTGATCACCATCACCGACATCCTCGGCGCCGGGCGAACGCTGAACGCGCGCTATTACCTCTCCTATGAGGGGTTCCTCACCGCCGCAGTGCTCTACGCCGCGCTGACCGGGCTGATCGTGCTGATCTTCCGCGGGCTGGAGATGCGGTTCCTCAAGCACCTCCGCGCCCGCTAG
- a CDS encoding sarcosine oxidase subunit gamma has protein sequence MSESFDGLVRVQQIDPVGMVTIRGDLTDAAFREAVGGAVGPIPDTRRINGGASGGLAWMSPDELMLFCPAADAPAAAVGLADRLARQHHLAVDVSDARAVFRLTGAAVRDVLAKGAPVDLAPGRFEPGEIRRTRLGQVAVAFWLTDAETAELVCFRSVADFVAEWLRIAAATDAPVGFHAL, from the coding sequence ATGTCTGAGAGCTTCGACGGCCTCGTGCGGGTCCAGCAGATCGACCCGGTGGGCATGGTCACGATCCGTGGCGACCTGACCGATGCGGCCTTTCGCGAGGCGGTGGGGGGTGCCGTTGGCCCGATCCCCGACACGCGTCGGATCAACGGCGGCGCGTCCGGCGGCCTCGCGTGGATGAGCCCGGATGAGCTAATGCTATTTTGCCCCGCCGCCGATGCACCGGCGGCAGCCGTCGGCCTCGCCGACCGGCTCGCCAGGCAGCACCACCTCGCCGTCGATGTCTCGGACGCCCGCGCCGTCTTTCGCCTGACCGGAGCGGCGGTCCGCGACGTGCTCGCCAAGGGTGCGCCGGTGGACCTCGCCCCCGGCCGGTTCGAACCCGGGGAGATCCGGCGCACCCGGCTCGGCCAGGTCGCCGTCGCCTTCTGGCTCACCGATGCGGAGACGGCGGAGCTCGTCTGCTTCCGCTCCGTTGCTGATTTCGTTGCCGAGTGGTTGCGCATCGCGGCGGCAACTGATGCTCCGGTAGGCTTTCACGCCTTGTGA
- a CDS encoding sarcosine oxidase subunit alpha family protein, which yields MSSRLPKGGRLIDRARKVSFSFNGRHLSGFAGDTLASALMGEGQILMGRSFKYHRPRGPVAAGAEEPNALMGLGKGGAFEPNRRATTVELADGMRAESQNHWPSLEQDVGVVNAALSRFFPAGFYYKTFIHPRAAWKHVFEPVIRKAAGLGKAPTKPDDDRYEHFYAFVDVLVVGGGMAGLQAALEAGRAGARVLLVEQTAHLGGRLLTDPVEIDGQESDAWLEATRAALDAMPNVQIRTRMMAAGIYDHGYVTAAEEPLHGPRHRLWRIRAERVVTATGAIERPISFVGNDVPGVMLASAVRDYVALWGVSPGDRTVLVTNNDDAYRTAIALRQAGLEVPVILDARPAAIGPLPRQARDLGIRVEVGRGIARVKGGKRVEAVEICAQAGEGAVLETVPCDAVAMSGGWSPVVHLWSHCGGKLIWDEAQAHFRPDPDRPPTGADGQGFVIAAGSAAGPLDTEGAMQSGAAAGRRAGEETGFHPADEPAPSAIAEPEEPMEPVWMMPAGASIKLRSKAFLDFQNDVKVSDVQLAAQEGFESVEHAKRYTTLGMATDQGKLSNINGLAVLADSLGAAIPEVGTTTFRPPYTPISMGSIGGEARGALFKPTRKTPMDDWHDAQGAVWEPVADWRRPYTYRRQGESTEQAVRREIVNTRQHVGLLDASTLGKILVKGPDAATFLDLVYTNMMSSLKPGRCRYGLMCTENGFLFDDGVVVRLSDDTFLCHTTSGGSDRVHAWMEEWLQTEWWDLKVFTANVTEQWAQVAMVGPDARKLLEKLGGLDASKEALPFMSFTEGELGGIPARVFRISFSGELSYEVAVPAGRGREFWGRCLEAGKELGVMPYGTEALHVMRAEKGFIMIGDETDGTVTPHDLGLSWAVSKKKEDFIGKRAMERPDLTRPDRKQLVGLLTESAQEVLPDGAHAVEGTGEYGNPHTIGHVTSTYFSPTLNHAIAMALIERGRERMGEVLSFPVDKDKTIRATVVDLVFYDAEGEKQDV from the coding sequence ATGAGTTCCCGCCTGCCCAAGGGCGGTCGGCTGATCGACCGCGCCCGGAAAGTCTCGTTCTCCTTCAACGGCCGCCATCTGAGCGGCTTTGCCGGCGACACGCTCGCCTCGGCCTTGATGGGCGAGGGGCAGATACTGATGGGCCGGTCCTTCAAGTACCACCGCCCGCGGGGCCCGGTGGCGGCCGGAGCCGAGGAGCCGAACGCGCTGATGGGCCTCGGCAAGGGCGGCGCGTTCGAGCCGAACCGCCGCGCGACCACGGTGGAGCTCGCTGACGGGATGCGAGCCGAGAGCCAGAACCACTGGCCCTCGCTGGAGCAGGACGTGGGCGTGGTAAACGCCGCTCTCTCCCGCTTCTTCCCCGCCGGCTTCTACTACAAGACCTTCATCCACCCGCGCGCGGCTTGGAAGCACGTGTTCGAGCCGGTAATCCGCAAGGCCGCAGGCCTCGGCAAGGCCCCGACGAAGCCCGATGACGACCGTTACGAGCACTTCTACGCTTTCGTCGACGTGCTGGTGGTCGGCGGCGGCATGGCGGGCCTGCAGGCGGCGCTGGAGGCCGGACGGGCCGGGGCGCGCGTGCTGCTGGTGGAGCAGACGGCGCATCTTGGCGGCCGCCTCCTCACCGATCCGGTAGAGATCGACGGGCAGGAGAGTGACGCCTGGCTGGAGGCGACGCGTGCCGCGCTCGACGCAATGCCGAACGTCCAGATCCGCACCCGCATGATGGCCGCGGGCATCTACGACCACGGCTACGTGACGGCGGCGGAGGAGCCCCTGCACGGCCCCCGCCATCGCCTGTGGCGTATCCGTGCGGAGCGTGTGGTGACGGCGACCGGCGCGATCGAGCGCCCGATCTCCTTTGTGGGCAACGACGTGCCGGGCGTTATGCTCGCCTCCGCTGTCCGGGACTATGTGGCGCTGTGGGGGGTGAGCCCAGGCGACCGCACGGTGCTCGTGACCAACAATGACGACGCCTACCGGACCGCCATCGCCCTGCGCCAGGCAGGACTGGAGGTACCCGTGATCCTCGACGCCCGCCCTGCCGCGATCGGCCCGCTGCCACGCCAAGCCCGCGATCTCGGCATCCGGGTCGAGGTCGGTCGCGGCATCGCCCGCGTGAAGGGCGGCAAGCGGGTCGAGGCGGTGGAGATCTGCGCGCAGGCGGGCGAGGGCGCGGTGCTGGAGACCGTGCCCTGCGACGCCGTCGCCATGTCCGGAGGCTGGTCCCCGGTCGTCCACCTCTGGTCCCATTGTGGCGGAAAGCTCATCTGGGACGAGGCTCAGGCCCATTTCCGGCCCGATCCCGACCGACCACCCACCGGCGCGGACGGGCAGGGCTTCGTTATCGCGGCCGGCAGCGCCGCCGGTCCTCTCGATACCGAGGGCGCGATGCAGAGCGGCGCGGCGGCGGGCCGGCGCGCGGGGGAGGAGACGGGGTTCCACCCCGCCGACGAGCCCGCTCCCTCCGCCATCGCCGAGCCCGAGGAACCGATGGAGCCGGTCTGGATGATGCCCGCGGGCGCGAGCATCAAGCTGCGCTCCAAGGCGTTCCTCGACTTCCAGAACGACGTGAAGGTCTCCGACGTGCAACTCGCCGCGCAGGAGGGGTTCGAGAGCGTGGAGCATGCCAAGCGCTACACCACCCTCGGCATGGCGACGGATCAGGGCAAGCTCAGCAATATCAACGGCCTCGCAGTGCTCGCCGACAGCCTCGGCGCTGCCATCCCCGAGGTCGGCACCACCACCTTCCGCCCGCCCTATACGCCGATTTCCATGGGCTCGATCGGGGGTGAGGCGCGCGGTGCGCTCTTCAAGCCCACCCGCAAGACGCCGATGGACGACTGGCACGACGCGCAGGGCGCGGTGTGGGAGCCGGTGGCCGACTGGCGCCGTCCCTACACCTATCGCAGGCAGGGTGAGAGCACGGAACAGGCCGTCCGGCGCGAAATCGTCAATACGCGCCAGCACGTCGGCCTGCTCGACGCCTCGACCCTCGGCAAGATCCTCGTGAAGGGGCCGGACGCGGCGACGTTCCTCGACCTCGTCTACACCAACATGATGTCGAGCCTGAAACCGGGCCGCTGCCGCTATGGGCTGATGTGTACGGAGAACGGGTTCCTGTTCGATGACGGGGTGGTCGTGCGCCTCTCCGATGACACGTTCCTCTGCCACACCACCTCCGGTGGGTCCGACCGGGTGCATGCGTGGATGGAGGAGTGGCTTCAGACCGAATGGTGGGACCTCAAGGTCTTCACCGCCAACGTGACCGAGCAATGGGCGCAGGTCGCCATGGTCGGTCCCGATGCGCGCAAGCTCCTGGAAAAGCTCGGCGGCCTCGACGCGTCGAAGGAGGCGCTGCCCTTCATGTCCTTCACCGAGGGCGAACTCGGCGGCATCCCGGCGCGCGTCTTCCGCATCTCCTTCTCCGGCGAGCTCTCCTACGAGGTGGCGGTACCCGCGGGCCGCGGTCGCGAGTTCTGGGGCCGGTGTCTGGAGGCGGGCAAGGAGCTCGGCGTCATGCCCTACGGCACCGAGGCGCTGCACGTGATGCGGGCCGAGAAGGGCTTCATCATGATCGGGGACGAAACGGACGGGACGGTGACGCCCCACGATCTCGGCCTCTCCTGGGCGGTGTCGAAGAAGAAGGAGGACTTCATCGGCAAGCGTGCGATGGAGCGACCTGATCTCACCCGCCCCGACCGCAAGCAACTCGTCGGTCTGCTCACCGAGAGCGCGCAGGAGGTGCTGCCCGATGGCGCCCACGCGGTCGAAGGGACCGGCGAATATGGCAATCCGCACACCATCGGCCACGTTACATCCACCTATTTCAGCCCGACGCTGAACCACGCCATCGCCATGGCGCTGATCGAGCGGGGGCGCGAGCGGATGGGCGAGGTGCTGAGCTTCCCGGTGGACAAGGACAAGACGATCCGCGCGACGGTGGTCGATCTGGTCTTCTATGATGCGGAAGGGGAGAAGCAGGATGTCTGA